A stretch of Saccharomyces cerevisiae S288C chromosome IV, complete sequence DNA encodes these proteins:
- the ATP17 gene encoding F1F0 ATP synthase subunit f (Subunit f of the F0 sector of mitochondrial F1F0 ATP synthase; F1F0 ATP synthase is a large, evolutionarily conserved enzyme complex required for ATP synthesis) gives MIFKRAVSTLIPPKVVSSKNIGSAPNAKRIANVVHFYKSLPQGPAPAIKANTRLARYKAKYFDGDNASGKPLWHFALGIIAFGYSMEYYFHLRHHKGAEEH, from the coding sequence atgattTTTAAACGTGCAGTATCTACATTGATTCCTCCAAAAGTTGTGTCTTCCAAGAATATAGGTTCGGCACCAAATGCCAAGCGCATTGCTAATGTTGTTCACTTTTATAAGTCTTTGCCTCAAGGACCAGCACCAGCCATCAAGGCTAACACTAGATTGGCCAGATACAAAGCCAAGTACTTTGATGGGGATAATGCTAGTGGTAAACCATTGTGGCATTTTGCTCTAGGTATAATTGCCTTTGGCTATTCCAtggaatattattttcatttgaGACATCATAAAGGTGCGGAAGAGCATTGA
- the LSM6 gene encoding U4/U6-U5 snRNP complex subunit LSM6 (Lsm (Like Sm) protein; part of heteroheptameric complexes (Lsm2p-7p and either Lsm1p or 8p): cytoplasmic Lsm1p complex involved in mRNA decay; nuclear Lsm8p complex part of U6 snRNP and possibly involved in processing tRNA, snoRNA, and rRNA) → MSGKASTEGSVTTEFLSDIIGKTVNVKLASGLLYSGRLESIDGFMNVALSSATEHYESNNNKLLNKFNSDVFLRGTQVMYISEQKI, encoded by the coding sequence ATGTCCGGAAAAGCTTCTACAGAGGGTAGCGTTACTACGGAGTTTCTCTCTGATATCATTGGTAAGACAGTGAACGTCAAACTTGCCTCGGGTTTACTCTACAGCGGAAGATTGGAATCCATTGATGGTTTTATGAATGTTGCACTATCGAGTGCCACTGAACACTACGAGAGTAATAACAATAAGCTTCTAAATAAGTTCAATAGTGATGTCTTTTTGAGGGGCACGCAGGTCATGTATATCagtgaacaaaaaatatag
- the RGA2 gene encoding GTPase-activating protein RGA2 (GTPase-activating protein for polarity-establishment protein Cdc42p; implicated in control of septin organization, pheromone response, and haploid invasive growth; regulated by Pho85p and Cdc28p; RGA2 has a paralog, RGA1, that arose from the whole genome duplication) — protein sequence MSADPINDQSSLCVRCNKSIASSQVYELESKKWHDQCFTCYKCDKKLNADSDFLVLDIGTLICYDCSDKCTNCGDKIDDTAIILPSSNEAYCSNCFRCCRCSNRIKNLKYAKTKRGLCCMDCHEKLLRKKQLLLENQTKNSSKEDFPIKLPERSVKRPLSPTRINGKSDVSTNNTAISKNLVSSNEDQQLTPQVLVSQERDESSLNDNNDNDNSKDREETSSHARTVSIDDILNSTLEHDSNSIEEQSLVDNEDYINKMGEDVTYRLLKPQRANRDSIVVKDPRIPNSNSNANRFFSIYDKEETDKDDTDNKENEIIVNTPRNSTDKITSPLNSPMAVQMNEEVEPPHGLALTLSEATKENNKSSQGIQTSTSKSMNHVSPITRTDTVEMKTSTSSSTLRLSDNGSFSRPQTADNLLPHKKVAPSPNKKLSRSFSLKSKNFVHNLKSKTSEMLDPKHPHHSTSIQESDTHSGWGVSSTHTNIRKSKAKKNPVSRGQSDSTIYNTLPQHGNFTVPEFNHKKAQSSLGSISKKQNSNDTATNRRINGSFTSSSSGHHIAMFRTPPLESGPLFKRPSLSSESAHHRSSSLQTSRSTNALLEDDSTKVDATDESATSLEKDFYFTELTLRKLKLDVRELEGTKKKLLQDVENLRLAKERLLNDVDNLTREKDKQSASSRESLEQKENIATSITVKSPSSNSDRKGSISNASPKPRFWKIFSSAKDHQVGDLESQQRSPNSSSGGTTNIAQKEISSPKLIRVHDELPSPGKVPLSPSPKRLDYTPDGSHLYGSSLQARCAYEKSTVPIIIRCCIDRIEKDDIGLNMEGLYRKSGSQTLVEEIENEFAQNNSLHSDTLSPKLNALLNQDIHAVASVLKRYLRKLPDPVLSFSIYDALIDLVRNNQLIERLPLNNDKFLDSPQKVTIYEMVLKSLLEIFKILPVEHQEVLKVLAAHIGKVRRCSERNLMNLHNLSLVFAPSLIHDFDGEKDIVDMKERNYIVEFILGNYRDIFKQA from the coding sequence atgtcagcTGACCCTATTAATGACCAATCGTCTTTATGTGTGAGGTGCAATAAATCAATCGCGTCTAGCCAGGTATACGAATtagaaagcaaaaaatgGCATGACCAGTGCTTTACATGCTACAAATGtgacaaaaaattgaacgCAGATTCAGACTTTTTGGTTCTGGATATAGGTACATTAATTTGTTACGACTGCTCAGATAAATGTACAAATTGTGGCGATAAAATAGACGACACAGCAATTATACTGCCTTCCTCAAATGAGGCCTATTGTTCCAATTGTTTCAGATGCTGTCGGTGCAGCAACCGTATAAAGAACTTAAAGTATGCAAAGACAAAACGAGGACTATGTTGTATGGATTGTCACGAGAAATTgttgagaaaaaaacaactaTTACTggaaaatcaaacaaaaaattcatcGAAAGAAGATTTTCCCATAAAACTTCCTGAAAGATCAGTCAAAAGGCCCTTGTCACCCACCAGAATAAATGGTAAGTCAGATGTCAGTACAAACAACACCGCAATAAGTAAGAACCTTGTAAGCTCGAATGAGGATCAACAGCTCACTCCACAAGTTTTAGTATCACAAGAAAGAGATGAATCATCGTTGAATgacaataatgataatgataacaGCAAGGACAGGGAGGAAACATCTTCTCACGCAAGGACGGTTTCTATTGACGACATTCTGAACTCTACTTTGGAACACGATAGTAATAGCATTGAAGAGCAGAGTTTGGTGGATAATGAGGACTACATCAACAAAATGGGTGAAGACGTAACCTATAGGCTATTAAAACCACAAAGAGCAAATCGAGATTCCATAGTGGTAAAGGATCCGAGGATCCCAAATTCGAACTCGAACGCGAATagattcttttcaatttatgataaagaagagaCAGACAAAGATGATACAGACAACAAAGAGAATGAAATCATCGTCAACACACCCAGAAATAGCACTGATAAAATTACAAGTCCTTTGAACAGCCCTATGGCTGTACAAATGAACGAAGAGGTCGAACCTCCGCATGGACTGGCATTAACTTTATCAGAAGCTacgaaagaaaataacaaatCATCTCAAGGTATTCAAACGTCAACTTCCAAATCTATGAATCATGTCTCCCCGATTACAAGAACCGATACCGtagaaatgaaaacatcaaCCTCTTCATCGACATTACGTTTGTCTGATAATGGAAGTTTCAGCAGGCCTCAAACAGCAGATAACTTATTGCCGCATAAAAAAGTAGCACCCTCtccaaacaaaaaactttcaagatcgttttctttgaagtccaaaaattttgttcaCAACCTGAAAAGTAAAACTTCGGAAATGCTGGACCCAAAGCATCCCCATCACAGCACTTCTATACAGGAATCAGACACTCATTCTGGCTGGGGTGTTTCCTCTACTCATACAaatataagaaaatcaaaagccaaaaaaaatcctgTATCAAGAGGCCAAAGTGACAGTACAATATACAATACTCTACCACAACATGGAAATTTTACAGTACCGGAGTTTAATCACAAAAAAGCGCAAAGCAGCCTTGGCAGTATATCCAAAAAGCAAAATTCTAATGATACAGCCACTAATAGACGCATAAATGGTTCATTTACAAGTTCAAGCTCGGGGCATCATATAGCAATGTTCCGTACGCCGCCTTTGGAATCAGGGCCATTATTTAAGAGGCCATCTCTGTCATCTGAGTCCGCACACCACAGATCTTCTAGCTTACAGACGTCTAGATCCACTAATGCATTGTTGGAAGACGATTCCACGAAAGTGGATGCTACTGATGAAAGCGCTACAAGCTTGGAAAAGGACTTTTACTTTACTGAGTTGACTTTAAGGAAGTTAAAATTAGATGTGAGGGAACTAGAAGGtacgaagaaaaaattattacaaGATGTTGAAAATCTAAGATTAGCGAAAGAGAGGCTGTTAAATGATGTTGACAATTTAACAAGAGAAAAGGATAAGCAATCTGCATCTTCCCGGGAGTCCTtagaacaaaaagaaaacattgCAACATCAATCACTGTAAAGTCACCAAGTTCAAATTCCGACAGAAAAGGGAGCATATCTAATGCCAGTCCTAAACCACGCTTctggaaaatattttcaagtGCTAAGGATCACCAGGTAGGCGATCTAGAATCACAGCAACGTTCGCCAAATTCATCTTCAGGCGGAACGACAAATATAGCACAGAAAGAAATATCATCACCGAAATTAATTCGAGTACACGATGAGCTTCCTTCTCCAGGCAAAGTACCACTGTCGCCAAGTCCAAAGAGATTAGATTATACGCCTGATGGTTCCCATTTATATGGATCTTCGCTACAAGCTCGATGTGCGTATGAAAAAAGTACTGTTCCAATAATTATCAGGTGCTGCATTGATCgcattgaaaaagatgatatAGGCCTGAACATGGAAGGCTTATACAGAAAGTCGGGCTCACAGACTTTGGTTGAGGAGATCGAAAATGAATTCGCTCAGAATAATTCGTTGCATAGTGATACATTAAGTCCCAAACTGAATGCTTTACTGAATCAAGATATTCATGCAGTGGCTAGCGTATTAAAACGATATTTGAGAAAACTACCAGATCCagttttatcattttccaTATACGATGCCTTGATAGATCTAGTTAGAAATAACCAACTAATTGAGAGGCTACCATTAAACAACGACAAGTTTTTGGATTCACCACAAAAAGTGACTATTTATGAAATGGTGCTCAAAAGCCTacttgaaattttcaaaattttaccCGTAGAGCATCAGGAAGTATTGAAAGTATTGGCAGCACATATCGGCAAAGTTCGAAGGTGCAGTGAAAGAAATTTAATGAACTTACATAACTTGTCGTTGGTCTTTGCACCGAGTCTTATCCACGATTTTGACGGCGAGAAAGATATTGTGGACATGAAGGAGAGGAATTATATCGTGGAATTTATACTTGGAAACTATAGAGACATATTTAAGCAAGCATAA
- the SDH6 gene encoding Sdh6p (Mitochondrial protein involved in assembly of succinate dehydrogenase; has a role in maturation of the Sdh2p subunit; member of the LYR protein family; mutations in human ortholog SDHAF1 are associated with infantile leukoencephalopathy) yields MPKRLSGLQKEVLHLYRASIRTAHTKPKENQVNFVNYIHEEFGKYRNLPRKDFTTIEHLLRVGNKKIATFSHPELTNIH; encoded by the coding sequence ATGCCTAAGAGATTAAGTGGGTTACAAAAAGAAGTCTTACACCTGTATAGGGCTTCCATACGAACGGCTCATACAAAACCAAAGGAAAACCAAGTTAATTTTGTGAATTATATTCATGAAGAATTTGGGAAGTATAGAAATTTGCCAAGAAAAGACTTCACCACCATTGAACACTTGTTACGGGTcggaaacaaaaaaattgccaCCTTTTCACACCCTGAACTGACGAATATACATTGA
- the ARO10 gene encoding phenylpyruvate decarboxylase ARO10 (Phenylpyruvate decarboxylase; catalyzes decarboxylation of phenylpyruvate to phenylacetaldehyde, which is the first specific step in the Ehrlich pathway; involved in protein N-terminal Met and Ala catabolism), producing MAPVTIEKFVNQEERHLVSNRSATIPFGEYIFKRLLSIDTKSVFGVPGDFNLSLLEYLYSPSVESAGLRWVGTCNELNAAYAADGYSRYSNKIGCLITTYGVGELSALNGIAGSFAENVKVLHIVGVAKSIDSRSSNFSDRNLHHLVPQLHDSNFKGPNHKVYHDMVKDRVACSVAYLEDIETACDQVDNVIRDIYKYSKPGYIFVPADFADMSVTCDNLVNVPRISQQDCIVYPSENQLSDIINKITSWIYSSKTPAILGDVLTDRYGVSNFLNKLICKTGIWNFSTVMGKSVIDESNPTYMGQYNGKEGLKQVYEHFELCDLVLHFGVDINEINNGHYTFTYKPNAKIIQFHPNYIRLVDTRQGNEQMFKGINFAPILKELYKRIDVSKLSLQYDSNVTQYTNETMRLEDPTNGQSSIITQVHLQKTMPKFLNPGDVVVCETGSFQFSVRDFAFPSQLKYISQGFFLSIGMALPAALGVGIAMQDHSNAHINGGNVKEDYKPRLILFEGDGAAQMTIQELSTILKCNIPLEVIIWNNNGYTIERAIMGPTRSYNDVMSWKWTKLFEAFGDFDGKYTNSTLIQCPSKLALKLEELKNSNKRSGIELLEVKLGELDFPEQLKCMVEAAALKRNKK from the coding sequence ATGGCACCTGTTACAATTGAAAAGTTCGTAAATCAAGAAGAACGACACCTTGTTTCCAACCGATCAGCAACAATTCCGTTTGGTGAATACATATTTAAAAGATTGTTGTCCATCGATACGAAATCAGTTTTCGGTGTTCCTGGTGACTTCAACTTATCTCTATTAGAATATCTCTATTCACCTAGTGTTGAATCAGCTGGCCTAAGATGGGTCGGCACGTGTAATGAACTGAACGCCGCTTATGCGGCCGACGGATATTCCCGTTACTCTAATAAGATTGGCTGTTTAATAACCACGTATGGCGTTGGTGAATTAAGCGCCTTGAACGGTATAGCCGGTTCGTTCGCTGAAAATGTCAAAGTTTTGCACATTGTTGGTGTGGCCAAGTCCATAGATTCGCGTTCAAGTAACTTTAGTGATCGGAACCTACATCATTTGGTCCCACAGCTACATGattcaaattttaaagGGCCAAATCATAAAGTATATCATGATATGGTAAAAGATAGAGTCGCTTGCTCGGTAGCCTACTTGGAGGATATTGAAACTGCATGTGACCAAGTCGATAATGTTATCCGCGATATTTACAAGTATTCTAAACCTGGTTATATTTTTGTTCCTGCAGATTTTGCGGATATGTCTGTTACATGTGATAATTTGGTTAATGTTCCACGTATATCTCAACAAGATTGTATAGTATACCCTTCTGAAAACCAATTGTCTGACATAATCAACAAGATTACTAGTTGGATATATTCCAGTAAAACACCTGCGATCCTTGGAGACGTACTGACTGATAGGTATGGTGTGAGtaactttttgaacaagCTTATCTGCAAAACTGGGATTTGGAATTTTTCCACTGTTATGGGAAAATCTGTAATTGATGAGTCAAACCCAACTTATATGGGTCAATATAATGGTAAAGAAGGTTTAAAACAAGTCTATGAACATTTTGAACTGTGCGACTTGGTCTTGCATTTTGGAGTCGAcatcaatgaaattaaTAATGGGCATTATACTTTTACTTATAAACCAAATGCTAAAATCATTCAATTTCATCCGAATTATATTCGCCTTGTGGACACTAGGCAGGGCAATGAGCAAATGTTCAAAGGAATCAATTTTGCCCCTATTTTAAAAGAACTATACAAGCGCATTGACGTTTCTAAACTTTCTTTGCAATATGATTCAAATGTAACTCAATATACGAACGAAACAATGCGGTTAGAAGATCCTACCAATGGACAATCAAGCATTATTACACAAGTTCACTTACAAAAGACGATGCCTAAATTTTTGAACCCTGGTGATGTTGTCGTTTGTGAAACAGGCTCTTTTCAATTCTCTGTTCGTGATTTCGCGTTTCCTTCGCaattaaaatatatatcGCAAGgatttttcctttccatTGGCATGGCCCTTCCTGCCGCCCTAGGTGTTGGAATTGCCATGCAAGACCACTCAAACGCTCACATCAATGGTGGCAACGTAAAAGAGGACTATAAGCCAAGAttaattttgtttgaaGGTGACGGTGCAGCACAGATGACAATCCAAGAACTGAGCACCATTCTGAAGTGCAATATTCCACTAGAAGTTATCATTTGGAACAATAACGGCTACACTATTGAAAGAGCCATCATGGGCCCTACCAGGTCGTATAACGACGTTATGTCTTGGAAATGGACCAAACTATTTGAAGCATTCGGAGACTTCGACGGAAAGTATACTAATAGCACTCTCATTCAATGTCCCTCTAAATTAGCACTGAAATTGGAGGAGCTTAAGaattcaaacaaaagaagCGGGATAGAACTTTTAGAAGTCAAATTAGGCGAATTGGATTTCCCCGAACAGCTAAAGTGCATGGTTGAAGCAGCGGCacttaaaagaaataaaaaatag
- the YRA1 gene encoding RNA-binding protein YRA1 (Nuclear polyadenylated RNA-binding protein; required for export of poly(A)+ mRNA from the nucleus; proposed to couple mRNA export with 3' end processing via its interactions with Mex67p and Pcf11p; interacts with DBP2; inhibits the helicase activity of Dbp2; functionally redundant with Yra2p, another REF family member): MSANLDKSLDEIIGSNKAGSNRARVGGTRGNGPRRVGKQVGSQRRSLPNRRGPIRKNTRAPPNAVARVAKLLDTTREVKVNVEGLPRDIKQDAVREFFASQVGGVQRVLLSYNERGQSTGMANITFKNGELARRAVERFNGSPIDGGRSRLRLNLIVDPNQRPVKSLADRIKAMPQKGGNAPRPVKRGPNRKAAMAKSQNKPKREKPAKKSLEDLDKEMADYFEKK; encoded by the exons ATGTCTGCTAACTTAGATAAATCCTTAGACGAAATCATTGGCTCTAACAAAGCAGGAAGTAATAGAGCCCGTGTCGGTGGTACTCGTGGTAACGGTCCAAGAAGAGTTGGTAAGCAAGTTGGTAGCCAACGTAGGAGCCTTCCAAACAGAAGAGGCCCTATCAGAAAAAATACTAGGGCACCTCCAAACGCAGTCGCTAGAGTTGCCAAGCTCTTGGACACCACTAGAGAGGTCAAGGTCAACGTCGAAGGTTTGCCAAGGGACATTAAGCAGGATGCTGTAAGA gAATTTTTTGCATCTCAAGTAGGTGGTGTTCAAAGAGTTTTGTTGAGTTATAACGAAAGGGGCCAATCTACTGGTATGGCTAACATCACATTCAAAAACGGTGAATTGGCCAGAAGGGCTGTTGAAAGATTTAACGGCTCTCCAATCGATGGAGGCAGATCAAGATTGAGACTTAACCTAATCGTTGATCCAAACCAACGCCCAGTCAAAAGTTTAGCCGACAGGATCAAGGCTATGCCACAAAAAGGCGGAAACGCTCCAAGACCAGTAAAGAGGGGTCCAAATAGAAAAGCTGCTATGGCAAAATCCCAAAACAAACCAAAGAGAGAAAAGCCTGCTAAGAAAAGTCTTGAAGATCTGGACAAGGAAATGGCGGACTATTtcgaaaagaaataa
- the COI1 gene encoding Coi1p (Mitochondrial assembly factor; important for assembly of the mitochondrial respiratory chain bc1 complex (complex III), cytochrome oxidase (complex IV), and the complex III-complex IV supercomplex; embedded in the mitochondrial inner membrane, facing the intermembrane space) codes for MSNPFQNIGKNLLYISAAGIASIYVVKTIVKARRDAKFIPKARGNNGEVNEKNYYDNLAQVKPGFPIPKDGGDNIDCSEDHQLVRKSKYEGSGLSAVTRKRGDKLGFLDRRRNE; via the exons ATGTCAAATccatttcaaaatatagG TAAGAATTTACTATACATTTCTGCAGCCGGGATTGCGTCTATTTATGTGGTCAAGACCATAGTGAAAGCTAGAAGAGATGCTAAATTTATACCAAAGGCGCGGGGAAACAATGGTGAAgtgaatgaaaaaaactattatGATAACCTTGCTCAAGTCAAACCAGGGTTCCCCATACCTAAAGATGGAGGAGACAACATTGATTGCTCTGAGGACCATCAATTAGTAAGAAAGAGTAAATATGAAGGTAGCGGGCTTAGTGCTgtaacaagaaaaagaggtGACAAATTAGGTTTTTTAGATAGGAGGAGAAACGAGTAA
- the RPP2B gene encoding ribosomal protein P2 RPP2B (Ribosomal protein P2 beta; a component of the ribosomal stalk, which is involved in the interaction between translational elongation factors and the ribosome; free (non-ribosomal) P2 stimulates the phosphorylation of the eIF2 alpha subunit (Sui2p) by Gcn2p; regulates the accumulation of P1 (Rpp1Ap and Rpp1Bp) in the cytoplasm), whose amino-acid sequence MKYLAAYLLLVQGGNAAPSAADIKAVVESVGAEVDEARINELLSSLEGKGSLEEIIAEGQKKFATVPTGGASSAAAGAAGAAAGGDAAEEEKEEEAKEESDDDMGFGLFD is encoded by the coding sequence ATGAAATACTTAGCTGCTTACTTATTATTGGTTCAAGGTGGTAACGCTGCCCCATCCGCCGCTGACATCAAGGCCGTCGTCGAATCTGTCGGTGCTGAAGTCGATGAAGCCAGAATCAACGAATTGTTGTCCTCTTTGGAAGGTAAGGGctctttggaagaaatcATCGCTGAAGGTCAAAAGAAGTTCGCTACTGTTCCAACTGGTGGTGCTTCTTCTGCTGCTGCCGGTGCTGCCGGTGCTGCTGCCGGTGGTGATGctgctgaagaagaaaaggaagaagaagctaaGGAAGAatctgatgatgacatGGGTTTTGGTTTATTCGATTAA
- the NKP1 gene encoding Nkp1p (Central kinetochore protein and subunit of the Ctf19 complex; mutants have elevated rates of chromosome loss; orthologous to fission yeast kinetochore protein fta4), with amino-acid sequence MTDTYNSISNFIENELTALLSSDDYLMDDLAGELPNEVCRLLKAQVIEKRKDAMSRGKQDLLSKEIYDNESELRASQSQQIMELVGDIPKYSLGSELRNRVEGEPQSTSIERLIEDVLKLPQMEVADEEEVEVENDLKVLSEYSNLRKDLILKCQALQIGESKLSDILSQTNSINSLTTSIKEASEDDDISEYFATYNGKLVVALEEMKLLLEEAVKTFGNSPEKREKIKKILSELKK; translated from the coding sequence ATGACAGACACATATAATAGCATATCCAATTTTATAGAAAATGAATTGACCGCACTGCTGTCGAGTGATGACTACCTCATGGATGACCTAGCAGGCGAATTACCAAATGAAGTGTGCAGATTACTAAAGGCTCAAGTaattgaaaagagaaaggatGCCATGAGCAGGGGAAAACAAGACTTACTGAGCAAAGAGATATACGATAACGAGTCTGAATTGAGAGCCAGTCAATCGCAGCAGATAATGGAACTTGTTGGAGACATACCAAAGTACTCTCTTGGAAGTGAACTAAGAAATAGAGTTGAGGGTGAACCTCAGAGTACATCGATAGAGAGATTAATTGAAGATGTGTTGAAGCTGCCGCAGATGGAAGTAGCAGACGAAGAGGAAGTTGAAGTGGAAAATGATCTCAAAGTTCTAAGCGAGTATAGTAATTTAAGGAAAGATTTAATACTGAAATGTCAGGCTCTCCAAATAGGCGAAAGTAAATTATCAGATATTCTGAGCCAAACAAATTCTATAAATTCTTTAACAACTTCCATTAAAGAAGCttctgaagatgatgatatcAGCGAGTACTTCGCCACTTACAATGGGAAACTAGTAGTTGCGTTGGAAGAAATGAAGCTATTATTGGAAGAGGCCGTGAAAACATTTGGCAATTCTCCggaaaagagagaaaaaataaaaaaaatcctaAGCGAGTTAAAGAAGTAA
- the ATO3 gene encoding putative ammonium permease ATO3 (Plasma membrane protein, putative ammonium transporter; regulation pattern suggests a possible role in export of ammonia from the cell; phosphorylated in mitochondria; member of the TC 9.B.33 YaaH family of putative transporters): protein MTSSASSPQDLEKGVNTLENIETLPQQGSIAGVSQGFPNIQEIYSDRDFITLGSSTYRRRDLLNALDRGDGEEGNCAKYTPHQFANPVPLGLASFSLSCLVLSLINANVRGVTDGKWALSLFMFFGGAIELFAGLLCFVIGDTYAMTVFSSFGGFWICYGYGLTDTDNLVSGYTDPTMLNNVIGFFLAGWTVFTFLMLMCTLKSTWGLFLLLTFLDLTFLLLCIGTFIDNNNLKMAGGYFGILSSCCGWYSLYCSVVSPSNSYLAFRAHTMPNAP from the coding sequence ATGACATCGTCTGCTTCTTCTCCACAGGATTTGGAAAAGGGTGTGAACACTCTAGAAAATATTGAGACGCTCCCCCAGCAGGGTTCGATTGCAGGCGTTTCGCAGGGCTTCCCTAATATTCAAGAGATATACTCCGACAGAGACTTCATTACTCTAGGATCCTCCACCTACAGGCGCAGAGATTTGCTCAATGCACTAGACAGAGGGGATGGGGAGGAAGGAAACTGTGCAAAGTATACTCCGCACCAGTTCGCTAATCCGGTTCCTTTGGGTCTCGCATCGTTTTCTCTGTCATGTCTAGTTCTGTCGCTAATTAATGCGAACGTTCGCGGCGTCACTGATGGTAAATGGGCGCTAAGTTTGTTTATGTTTTTTGGTGGTGCCATTGAATTGTTTGCCGGGTTATTGTGTTTTGTCATTGGGGACACATACGCCATGACTGTGTTCAGTTCTTTCGGCGGGTTCTGGATCTGCTACGGTTATGGGCTAACAGATACTGATAATTTGGTCAGCGGCTATACCGATCCCACAATGTTGAACAATGTCATTGGGTTCTTCCTTGCGGGCTGGACCGTTTTCACCTTCTTGATGTTGATGTGTACATTGAAGAGCACGTGGGGTTTGTTCTTACTATTGACGTTTTTGGATCTTACCTTCCTACTACTGTGTATCGGCACCTTCATTGACAACAACAATCTCAAAATGGCCGGTGGctattttggaattttaAGTAGTTGCTGCGGTTGGTATTCGCTATACTGTTCTGTGGTGAGTCCTTCAAATTCTTATTTAGCCTTCAGGGCGCACACAATGCCAAATGCTCCTTAA